From Rhodobium gokarnense, a single genomic window includes:
- a CDS encoding helix-turn-helix domain-containing protein: MTEEKTDTVVAGSGNVFADLGLPDADEHLLKAEIVVRLKRLIVERALTQTKAAHLIGMAQPDLSNLLRGQLRGVSVERLMRALTALGQDIDIRIGPRDDDSRPARIRVLAPEPDA; this comes from the coding sequence ATGACGGAAGAGAAAACGGATACGGTCGTGGCCGGAAGCGGCAACGTCTTCGCCGATCTCGGTCTGCCCGATGCGGACGAGCATCTTCTGAAGGCAGAAATCGTCGTGCGGCTGAAGCGGCTGATCGTCGAACGCGCGCTCACCCAGACGAAGGCGGCTCACCTGATCGGGATGGCCCAGCCGGACCTTTCCAATCTCCTGCGCGGGCAGCTTCGCGGAGTGTCGGTGGAACGGCTGATGCGGGCGCTGACCGCGCTCGGCCAGGACATCGACATCCGCATCGGCCCGCGCGACGACGACAGCCGGCCGGCCCGCATCCGCGTTCTGGCGCCGGAACCGGATGCGTAA
- the pth gene encoding aminoacyl-tRNA hydrolase: protein MFILVGLGNPGSDYADNRHNIGFMAVDAVHRRHGFSPWRRKFQAEVADGHLGSEKVLLVKPMTYMNESGRAVGEVVRFYKLQPEDVVVVHDELDLPPAKTRMKTGGGHGGHNGLRSITSQIGDRYRRLRLGIGHPGRKELVHSYVLKDFAKADLDWLEPLLDAIADNAPLLATGADSAFANKLHLALGGSPTGPKKPAKGKKAAKKGDQPEAKDDKEKSADAAPEKPADAAKPAEPQKRGALAEGLARLFGKHD, encoded by the coding sequence ATGTTCATACTCGTTGGCCTCGGTAATCCCGGCTCGGACTACGCCGACAATCGCCACAATATCGGCTTCATGGCCGTCGACGCCGTGCACCGCCGCCATGGGTTTTCGCCCTGGCGGCGGAAATTCCAGGCGGAGGTCGCCGACGGCCATCTCGGCAGCGAGAAGGTGCTTCTCGTCAAGCCGATGACCTATATGAACGAATCCGGCCGCGCCGTCGGCGAGGTCGTGCGCTTCTACAAGCTCCAGCCGGAAGACGTGGTCGTCGTCCATGACGAGCTCGACCTGCCACCGGCAAAGACGCGGATGAAGACCGGCGGCGGCCATGGCGGCCACAACGGCCTCAGATCCATCACCTCCCAGATCGGCGACCGCTACCGGCGCCTGCGCCTCGGCATCGGCCATCCCGGCCGCAAGGAGCTGGTCCATTCCTACGTCCTGAAGGATTTCGCCAAGGCCGACCTCGACTGGCTGGAGCCGCTTCTGGACGCCATCGCCGACAACGCGCCGCTTCTTGCGACCGGCGCCGATTCCGCCTTCGCCAACAAGCTGCACCTGGCCCTCGGCGGCAGCCCCACCGGGCCGAAAAAGCCGGCAAAGGGCAAAAAAGCCGCGAAGAAGGGCGACCAGCCGGAGGCAAAGGACGACAAGGAAAAGTCGGCCGACGCCGCACCTGAAAAACCGGCGGACGCGGCAAAGCCGGCAGAGCCGCAAAAGCGCGGCGCGCTCGCCGAGGGCCTTGCCCGCCTGTTCGGAAAACACGATTGA
- a CDS encoding MaoC family dehydratase codes for MRRFEEIEIGLEMDLGRRIVTAEEIVAFAKKYDPQAFHLSDEAARESHFGGLCASGWHTTALWIRAYVDYWAAEDARLKAAGIPVVAMGPSPGIEDLRWTKPVYAGDTLTFSSRVTDKRISRSRPDLGILTSENGADNQDGIPVMRFTGRIFLPLGSA; via the coding sequence ATGAGGCGCTTCGAGGAGATCGAGATCGGCCTGGAAATGGACCTCGGCCGCCGCATTGTGACGGCCGAGGAGATCGTGGCGTTCGCGAAAAAATACGACCCCCAGGCGTTTCACCTTTCCGACGAAGCGGCCCGCGAGAGCCATTTCGGCGGCCTCTGCGCCAGCGGCTGGCACACCACGGCCCTGTGGATTCGCGCCTATGTGGACTACTGGGCAGCCGAGGACGCGCGCCTTAAGGCCGCCGGCATTCCGGTCGTCGCCATGGGCCCCTCGCCGGGCATCGAGGATTTGCGCTGGACGAAGCCGGTCTATGCCGGCGACACGCTCACCTTTTCCTCAAGAGTGACCGACAAGCGCATCTCCCGCTCGCGCCCCGACCTCGGCATCCTGACGTCGGAAAACGGCGCGGACAATCAGGACGGTATCCCGGTCATGCGCTTCACCGGCCGCATTTTTTTGCCATTGGGGTCGGCCTGA
- a CDS encoding 50S ribosomal protein L25/general stress protein Ctc, which translates to MSESYEIAATVRERVGKGAARALRRENKIPAVIYGDKKSPEPIAVDLKDMTMRLHGGGFMTTVATVNVDGKKSRVIPRDYQLHPVRDELLHIDFLRITKGAKLTVEVPVTFINEESSKGLKRGGVLNVVRYTVELDCPVDAIPDHLELDLAGLDLGDSIHISAVTLPEGVVPTITDRDFTIATIAAPAGLQEEDEEEAEAAEAEAEAEGDGEEGDSEKPEEGSDQ; encoded by the coding sequence ATGAGCGAGAGCTACGAGATAGCGGCCACGGTGCGCGAGCGGGTTGGCAAGGGGGCCGCACGTGCATTGCGCCGCGAGAACAAGATTCCTGCCGTGATTTACGGCGACAAGAAATCCCCCGAGCCGATTGCGGTCGACCTGAAGGACATGACCATGCGCCTGCATGGCGGCGGCTTCATGACCACGGTCGCCACCGTCAATGTCGACGGCAAGAAGTCCCGGGTCATCCCGCGCGACTACCAGCTTCACCCGGTTCGCGATGAACTCCTGCATATCGACTTCCTGCGCATCACCAAGGGTGCCAAGCTGACCGTCGAAGTGCCGGTGACCTTCATCAACGAAGAGTCGAGCAAGGGTCTGAAGCGCGGCGGCGTCCTCAACGTCGTGCGCTATACCGTGGAACTCGACTGCCCGGTCGACGCCATTCCGGACCATCTGGAACTCGACCTTGCCGGCCTCGATCTCGGCGACTCCATCCACATTTCGGCGGTCACCCTGCCGGAAGGCGTCGTCCCGACGATCACCGACCGCGACTTCACCATCGCCACCATCGCGGCTCCTGCCGGCCTCCAGGAGGAGGACGAGGAAGAAGCCGAGGCTGCGGAAGCAGAGGCCGAAGCCGAGGGCGACGGCGAGGAAGGCGATTCCGAGAAGCCGGAAGAGGGCTCCGACCAGTAA
- a CDS encoding ribose-phosphate pyrophosphokinase has product MMLVAGNSNRALAEEISAYLEVPLCKCQVRRFADQEIYVEILENVRGQDVFVIQSTSYPANDNLMELLIIMDALRRASARRVTAVLPYFGYARQDRKHGPRTPISAKLVANLMVGSGANRVLTLDLHAGQIQGFFDIPTDNLYAAPVMTRDIKERYQSDNLMVVSPDVGGVVRARALAKRIDAPLAIVDKRRDKPGESEVMNIIGDVEGRRCILIDDIVDSGGTLCNAANALLEKGATGVIAYITHGVLSGGAVARITASRLEELVISNSIEPTAAINAAPNIRLLSIAPLLGEAINRTALEKSVSSLFD; this is encoded by the coding sequence ATGATGCTCGTCGCCGGAAATTCCAACCGGGCGCTTGCCGAAGAGATTTCCGCCTATCTCGAAGTCCCGCTCTGCAAGTGCCAGGTCCGCCGCTTTGCCGACCAGGAAATCTATGTGGAGATCCTGGAAAACGTCCGCGGCCAGGACGTCTTCGTCATCCAGTCGACGAGCTATCCGGCGAACGACAACCTGATGGAGCTGTTGATCATCATGGACGCGCTGCGGCGCGCCTCGGCCCGTCGTGTCACCGCGGTGCTGCCCTATTTCGGCTATGCCCGCCAGGACCGCAAGCACGGGCCGCGCACGCCGATCTCGGCCAAGCTCGTCGCCAACCTGATGGTCGGCTCCGGCGCCAACCGGGTGCTGACCCTCGACCTCCATGCCGGCCAGATCCAGGGGTTTTTCGACATCCCGACCGACAACCTCTATGCCGCGCCGGTGATGACCCGCGACATCAAGGAGCGCTACCAGAGCGACAACCTGATGGTGGTCTCGCCGGACGTCGGCGGCGTGGTGCGCGCCCGCGCGCTCGCCAAGCGCATCGATGCGCCGCTCGCCATCGTCGACAAGCGCCGCGACAAGCCGGGCGAGTCGGAAGTCATGAACATCATCGGCGATGTGGAAGGCCGGCGCTGCATCCTCATCGACGACATCGTCGATTCCGGCGGCACGCTGTGCAACGCCGCCAATGCGCTGCTGGAAAAGGGCGCCACCGGCGTCATCGCCTATATCACCCACGGGGTCCTCTCCGGCGGCGCCGTCGCGCGCATCACCGCCTCGCGCCTGGAAGAGCTGGTGATCTCCAATTCCATCGAGCCGACGGCGGCGATCAACGCCGCGCCCAACATCCGGCTGCTCTCCATCGCGCCGCTTCTCGGCGAAGCGATCAACCGCACGGCCCTGGAAAAGTCGGTCTCCAGCCTGTTCGACTAG
- a CDS encoding adenine phosphoribosyltransferase encodes MELRNGMDLKRLVRTIPDYPKPGIMFRDLTTLFADPAGLRAAVDEIVWPFFKAKAQIDIIIGIEARGFILGGAVAHELGRGFVPIRKKGKLPHKTIGQDYSLEYGVDTIEIHADAIKPGDRVLLIDDLIATGGTAVAAAELIHRSGGEIVAAAFIIDLPDLGGTARLRDKGIAVHTLMEFEGD; translated from the coding sequence ATGGAACTTCGCAACGGAATGGACCTGAAGCGGCTGGTGCGCACGATCCCGGATTATCCGAAGCCCGGCATCATGTTCCGCGACCTGACCACGCTGTTCGCCGATCCGGCGGGCCTTCGCGCGGCCGTCGACGAGATCGTCTGGCCGTTCTTCAAGGCCAAGGCCCAGATCGACATCATCATCGGTATCGAGGCCCGCGGCTTCATCCTCGGCGGTGCCGTCGCCCACGAACTCGGCCGCGGCTTCGTGCCGATCCGCAAGAAGGGCAAGCTGCCGCACAAGACCATCGGCCAGGACTACAGCCTGGAATACGGCGTCGACACGATCGAGATCCACGCCGACGCCATCAAGCCCGGCGACCGGGTGTTGCTGATCGACGACCTGATCGCCACCGGCGGCACGGCGGTTGCCGCCGCCGAGCTGATCCACCGCTCCGGCGGCGAGATCGTCGCCGCCGCCTTCATCATCGACCTGCCCGACCTCGGCGGCACCGCCCGCCTGCGCGACAAGGGCATCGCGGTTCACACGCTGATGGAATTCGAGGGGGATTGA
- a CDS encoding LrgB family protein, translating to MDDLRDIWVYLSASPLLHLTLTLAAFLIGTLVYKKSGSNSLANPVFLAVALLVALLLVTGTSYQDYFDGAQFVHFLLGPATVALAVPLYRQFERIRRSAVAIAVSLLTGSLTAILSALTIGYLLDGSRDALASLAAKSVTAPVAMGISERLGGLPSLTAVLVIVTGIFGAMVGPLVLTLIGIRDPAARGLGLGTASHGIGTARAFQETEIAGAFSGLAMGLNALATAILLPLIWRLVT from the coding sequence ATGGACGATCTCCGCGACATCTGGGTCTATCTGAGCGCCTCGCCGCTCCTCCATCTGACGCTGACCCTTGCCGCCTTCCTGATCGGAACGCTGGTCTACAAGAAGAGCGGTTCGAACTCGCTCGCCAACCCGGTGTTCCTCGCCGTCGCGCTCCTCGTCGCGCTGCTGCTGGTCACCGGCACCAGCTACCAGGACTATTTCGACGGCGCCCAGTTCGTCCATTTCCTGCTCGGCCCGGCGACCGTCGCGCTTGCCGTGCCGCTCTACCGCCAGTTCGAGCGCATCCGCCGCTCCGCCGTCGCCATCGCCGTTAGCCTCCTCACCGGCTCGCTGACGGCCATCCTTTCCGCCCTCACCATCGGCTATCTGCTCGACGGCTCGCGCGATGCCCTTGCCTCCCTTGCCGCCAAATCGGTGACGGCGCCGGTCGCCATGGGCATTTCCGAACGGCTCGGCGGCCTGCCCTCGCTGACGGCCGTGCTGGTCATCGTCACCGGCATCTTCGGGGCGATGGTCGGGCCCCTTGTCCTCACCCTCATCGGCATCCGCGATCCCGCCGCCCGCGGCCTCGGCCTCGGCACGGCGAGCCACGGCATCGGCACCGCAAGGGCCTTTCAGGAAACGGAGATCGCCGGCGCTTTTTCCGGCCTTGCCATGGGCCTCAACGCGCTGGCGACCGCCATCCTGCTGCCGCTGATCTGGCGGCTCGTGACCTGA
- a CDS encoding DMT family transporter, producing MTSLGFALVLAAALCHATWNFFVKRINGGAELIWLFSVLSALLYLPLAVTIWIRSPAFDLVQLGFIAGSTVFHLLYFIVLQAGYRNGDLSLVYPTARATGPLLSSGLAVVVLGEALSWQIAAGAVVIVFGVFMLTGGLRRSAGNAAVSLGFGVGAGLLIGCYTAWDAYTVSVLAVPPLLVDYASSVGRSIVLAPLAFRRRADVARHWREHRGGVLTIAVFNSLAYILVLVALTFTPVVFVAPIREISVLVTVLMGSLLLGEGNLRHRLGWSAVILAGVVVLASSG from the coding sequence ATGACATCTCTCGGTTTCGCTCTCGTCCTGGCGGCGGCGCTCTGCCACGCGACCTGGAATTTCTTCGTCAAGCGGATCAATGGCGGCGCGGAGCTGATCTGGCTGTTTTCGGTGCTTTCGGCGCTCCTCTACCTGCCGCTGGCGGTAACGATCTGGATCCGCTCTCCCGCTTTCGACCTCGTCCAGCTCGGCTTCATCGCCGGCAGCACCGTCTTCCATCTTCTCTATTTCATCGTCCTGCAGGCCGGCTACCGGAACGGCGATCTGTCGCTGGTCTATCCGACCGCGCGGGCGACCGGTCCGCTGTTGTCGTCGGGCCTTGCCGTCGTCGTCCTCGGCGAGGCCCTTTCCTGGCAGATCGCGGCGGGTGCCGTCGTCATCGTCTTCGGCGTCTTCATGCTGACCGGCGGCCTCAGGCGGTCGGCGGGCAACGCGGCGGTCTCGCTCGGCTTCGGCGTCGGCGCGGGCCTCCTCATCGGCTGCTATACGGCGTGGGACGCCTACACGGTCTCGGTTCTCGCGGTGCCGCCCCTCCTGGTGGACTATGCCTCCAGCGTCGGGCGCAGCATCGTCCTTGCGCCACTCGCGTTCAGGCGCCGGGCCGACGTCGCGCGGCACTGGCGCGAGCACCGGGGCGGGGTTCTGACCATCGCGGTCTTCAATTCGCTCGCCTATATCCTCGTCCTCGTCGCGCTGACCTTCACGCCGGTGGTGTTCGTCGCGCCGATCCGCGAAATCAGCGTTCTCGTCACCGTGCTGATGGGAAGTCTTCTCCTCGGCGAAGGCAATCTGCGTCACCGACTCGGCTGGTCGGCGGTGATCCTTGCCGGCGTGGTCGTACTGGCCTCTTCGGGCTGA
- a CDS encoding AraC family transcriptional regulator, protein MCGTEDIGTIRPLAASEGLQVFEASALRYAFAPHRHDAYVVGITTHGVQSFRYRREARASLPGQAFVIHPDEQHDGHPGTEAAYGYLTAYLAPDLIAEALGGRPLPFVGDVVNGDAELLAALRELFSTADPAGDDLGAAASVTRLADVFARMAGGMVRDGAADWPAMRRIRDHLLAGLQEGVSMAELEAEHGLDRFAISRGFRCHFGVSPHRFLVLRRLERAQADIRAGASLADAALAAGFADQAHMTRQFRQAFGVTPGVWRRLVG, encoded by the coding sequence ATGTGCGGGACGGAAGACATCGGCACGATACGGCCGCTGGCAGCTAGCGAGGGGCTGCAGGTCTTCGAGGCCTCCGCCTTGCGCTATGCCTTCGCGCCGCACCGGCACGATGCCTATGTGGTCGGCATCACCACGCACGGGGTGCAGAGCTTTCGCTACCGGCGCGAGGCGCGGGCGTCGCTGCCCGGCCAGGCCTTCGTCATCCACCCGGACGAACAGCATGACGGCCATCCGGGGACGGAGGCCGCCTATGGCTACCTGACCGCCTATCTCGCGCCGGACCTGATCGCAGAGGCGCTCGGCGGCCGGCCGCTGCCCTTCGTCGGCGATGTGGTCAACGGCGACGCCGAATTGCTTGCGGCGCTACGCGAGCTTTTTTCCACCGCCGATCCGGCCGGGGACGACCTCGGAGCCGCCGCGTCGGTCACCCGGCTTGCCGATGTGTTTGCGCGCATGGCCGGAGGGATGGTGCGTGACGGCGCGGCCGACTGGCCGGCGATGCGGCGCATCCGCGATCATCTGCTGGCTGGCTTGCAGGAGGGCGTTTCCATGGCGGAGCTTGAGGCCGAGCACGGCCTCGACCGTTTTGCGATCTCCCGCGGCTTCCGCTGCCATTTCGGCGTCAGCCCGCATCGCTTCCTGGTGCTGAGGCGGCTGGAGCGGGCGCAAGCCGACATCCGCGCCGGCGCGAGCCTTGCCGACGCCGCGCTCGCCGCCGGCTTTGCCGACCAGGCCCACATGACCCGCCAGTTCCGCCAGGCTTTCGGGGTGACGCCCGGCGTGTGGCGGCGGCTGGTGGGATAA
- a CDS encoding LysE family translocator has product MTNDLLLLWLTALPLMASPGPATLSLAGIGTAYGFRRGLPYWAGIILGTWAILILVASGATALILAEPALVVLLTVAAAAYILYLAWKIATAPVGARKAGNDTPPAFGPGLILALANPKAYAAIGAVFTSHTLIAGDAFADAAAKILALGLAIVVFATLWLAFGSVFSRFLGDPTLGRIVNIAFAAMLLISVAFALIGI; this is encoded by the coding sequence ATGACAAACGACCTCCTGCTCCTCTGGCTGACCGCCCTGCCGCTGATGGCGAGCCCCGGCCCGGCGACCCTCAGCCTTGCCGGTATCGGCACCGCCTACGGCTTCCGCCGCGGCCTGCCCTATTGGGCCGGCATCATCCTCGGCACCTGGGCGATCCTCATATTGGTCGCGAGCGGCGCGACGGCCCTGATCCTCGCCGAGCCGGCGCTGGTCGTGCTCCTGACCGTCGCTGCCGCCGCCTACATCCTCTATCTCGCCTGGAAAATCGCCACGGCCCCCGTCGGCGCCCGCAAGGCTGGCAACGACACCCCGCCCGCCTTCGGCCCGGGCCTCATCCTGGCGCTCGCCAATCCCAAGGCCTATGCGGCGATCGGCGCGGTCTTTACGAGCCATACACTGATTGCCGGCGACGCCTTTGCCGATGCCGCGGCCAAAATCCTCGCCCTCGGCCTCGCCATCGTCGTCTTCGCGACCCTGTGGCTCGCCTTCGGCTCGGTCTTTTCCCGCTTCCTCGGCGACCCGACGCTCGGCCGCATCGTCAACATTGCCTTCGCGGCAATGCTGCTCATCTCCGTCGCGTTCGCCCTCATCGGGATATGA
- a CDS encoding MaoC family dehydratase — protein MTDFRYFEDFVPGEEIDLGSYELGRDEIIDFAKDFDPQPFHLDEEAGAASLLGTFCASGWQACGVTMRLMVDGLLANTASMGAGSIDRVRWLKPVVPGPLFARLLVLDARASRSRPEMGIVQCRATLMDAAGTALLEMEFPMLQGRRAAP, from the coding sequence ATGACAGACTTCCGCTATTTCGAGGATTTCGTTCCCGGCGAGGAGATCGACCTCGGCAGCTACGAGCTCGGCCGCGACGAAATCATCGATTTCGCCAAAGACTTCGATCCCCAGCCCTTCCATCTCGACGAGGAGGCAGGTGCCGCCTCGCTGCTCGGAACCTTCTGCGCCTCCGGCTGGCAGGCCTGCGGCGTCACCATGCGGCTGATGGTCGACGGGCTCCTCGCCAACACCGCCTCCATGGGCGCCGGCAGCATCGACAGGGTGCGCTGGCTGAAGCCGGTGGTGCCGGGCCCGCTCTTTGCCCGGCTCCTGGTGCTCGATGCCCGCGCCTCGCGCTCGCGCCCGGAAATGGGCATCGTCCAGTGTCGGGCAACGCTGATGGACGCGGCTGGCACCGCGCTCCTTGAGATGGAATTCCCGATGCTGCAGGGCCGGAGGGCGGCCCCATGA
- a CDS encoding DUF4282 domain-containing protein yields the protein MFAKLFQWHEFLTPKLIHVFFLLAIALVVLGGLAGIFNGLFVMFRYSFGGGLVTILFALIGTVIGIILARISAEMILVVFKINDTLGDIRDRGGRM from the coding sequence ATGTTCGCAAAGCTCTTTCAATGGCATGAGTTTCTGACGCCGAAGCTCATCCATGTGTTCTTCCTTCTCGCCATCGCTCTGGTCGTGCTCGGCGGCCTTGCCGGCATCTTCAACGGGCTCTTCGTGATGTTCCGGTACAGCTTCGGCGGCGGGCTGGTGACGATCCTGTTCGCACTGATCGGCACCGTCATCGGCATCATCCTGGCTCGGATTTCCGCCGAGATGATCCTCGTCGTCTTCAAGATCAACGATACGCTCGGCGACATTCGCGATCGCGGCGGACGGATGTAA
- a CDS encoding S-methyl-5'-thioadenosine phosphorylase: MTKSMLGVIGGSGLYDLPGLENARWETVESPWGEPSDAICIGEVSGLPIAFLPRHGRGHRLSPTGINYRANIDAMKRIGVTDLVSVSACGSLKEELAPGTFVLVEQFIDRTFAREKSFFGNGCVAHVSMAYPVSPGLVDEIEKAARAEEIAYRRGGTYLAMEGPQFSSLAESHLYRGWGCDVIGMTNMPEAKLAREAELCYATVAMVTDYDSWHPDHGEVDITAILKVLKENAHHAQQLVGRLASDFPREHQPCPIGSDTALDYAMITAPDARDPALVAKLDAVAGRVLNRS; this comes from the coding sequence ATGACGAAATCAATGCTTGGCGTAATCGGCGGGTCGGGTCTCTACGATCTGCCGGGTCTGGAAAACGCGCGCTGGGAGACGGTGGAAAGCCCTTGGGGCGAGCCGTCCGATGCGATCTGCATCGGCGAGGTTTCAGGCCTGCCGATCGCCTTCCTGCCGCGGCACGGGCGCGGCCACCGGCTGAGCCCGACCGGCATCAACTACCGGGCCAATATCGATGCCATGAAGCGGATCGGCGTCACCGACCTCGTCTCGGTGTCGGCCTGCGGCTCGCTGAAGGAAGAGCTAGCGCCGGGCACCTTCGTGCTCGTGGAGCAGTTCATCGACCGCACGTTCGCGCGCGAGAAGAGCTTCTTCGGCAATGGCTGCGTCGCCCATGTCTCCATGGCCTATCCGGTCAGCCCCGGCCTTGTCGACGAGATCGAGAAGGCAGCAAGGGCCGAGGAGATCGCCTACCGGCGCGGCGGCACCTATCTCGCCATGGAAGGCCCGCAGTTCTCCTCGCTCGCCGAAAGCCACCTCTATCGCGGCTGGGGCTGCGACGTCATCGGCATGACCAACATGCCGGAGGCCAAGCTCGCCCGCGAGGCGGAGCTCTGCTACGCGACCGTGGCGATGGTCACCGACTATGATTCCTGGCATCCGGACCACGGCGAGGTCGACATCACGGCGATCCTGAAGGTGCTGAAGGAAAACGCCCACCACGCCCAGCAGCTCGTCGGTCGGCTTGCGAGCGACTTCCCACGCGAGCACCAGCCCTGTCCGATCGGCTCCGACACCGCCCTCGACTACGCCATGATCACGGCGCCGGATGCGCGCGATCCGGCGCTCGTCGCCAAGCTCGATGCGGTCGCCGGCCGCGTCCTCAACAGGTCCTGA
- the ychF gene encoding redox-regulated ATPase YchF, whose amino-acid sequence MGFKCGIVGLPNVGKSTLFNALTKTAAAQAANYPFCTIEPNTGEVAVPDPRLDKIAEFAGSANIVPTRITFVDIAGLVRGASKGEGLGNQFLANIREVDAVVHVLRCFEDGDVTHVDGRIDPVTDAETVETELMLADLESLERRVVALRKKAQVGDKEAKAILPVMEGALALLQDGKPARMLEVAKDDEAIFKALNLLTSKPVLYVCNVDEESAATGNALSAKVEEMAASQGAGAVVISAAIEAEIAQLSADEQAEFLETIGLEEPGLDRLIRAGYDLLHLITFFTAGPKEARAWTVYRGAKAPQAAGVIHTDFERGFIRAQTIAYDDFVACGGEQGAKTAGKARDEGKEYVTQDGDVMLFKFNT is encoded by the coding sequence ATGGGTTTCAAATGCGGGATCGTCGGTCTGCCGAATGTCGGCAAGTCGACGCTGTTCAACGCCCTGACCAAGACCGCGGCGGCCCAGGCCGCCAACTATCCGTTCTGCACCATCGAGCCGAACACCGGCGAGGTCGCCGTGCCCGACCCGCGGCTCGACAAGATCGCCGAATTCGCCGGTTCGGCCAATATCGTGCCGACCCGCATCACCTTCGTCGACATCGCGGGCCTGGTGCGCGGCGCCTCCAAGGGCGAGGGTCTCGGCAACCAGTTTCTCGCCAACATCCGCGAGGTCGACGCCGTCGTCCATGTGCTGCGCTGCTTCGAGGACGGCGACGTCACCCATGTCGACGGCCGCATCGATCCGGTCACCGACGCCGAGACCGTCGAGACCGAGTTGATGCTCGCCGACCTGGAAAGCCTGGAGCGCCGCGTCGTCGCGCTGCGCAAGAAGGCGCAGGTCGGCGACAAGGAGGCAAAGGCCATCCTTCCGGTGATGGAGGGCGCGCTCGCCCTCCTCCAGGACGGTAAGCCGGCCCGCATGCTTGAGGTGGCCAAGGACGACGAAGCCATCTTCAAGGCCCTCAACCTCCTCACCTCCAAGCCGGTCCTCTATGTCTGCAATGTCGACGAGGAATCGGCGGCAACGGGCAATGCGCTGTCGGCGAAGGTCGAGGAAATGGCGGCGTCCCAGGGCGCCGGCGCCGTCGTCATCTCGGCTGCCATTGAGGCGGAGATCGCCCAGCTCTCGGCGGACGAGCAGGCGGAGTTCCTGGAGACCATCGGCCTTGAGGAGCCGGGCCTCGACCGGCTGATCCGCGCCGGCTACGACCTCCTCCACCTCATCACCTTCTTCACCGCCGGCCCGAAGGAGGCGCGCGCCTGGACCGTCTACCGGGGCGCCAAGGCCCCCCAGGCCGCCGGCGTCATCCACACCGACTTCGAGCGCGGCTTCATCCGCGCCCAGACCATCGCCTATGACGATTTCGTCGCCTGCGGCGGCGAACAGGGTGCCAAGACCGCCGGCAAGGCCCGCGACGAGGGCAAGGAATACGTCACCCAGGACGGCGACGTCATGCTCTTCAAGTTCAACACGTGA
- a CDS encoding CidA/LrgA family protein: MLAYLTLIFSCQLAGELITHFLGLPVPGPVVGMVLLFAFLVLRGSVPADLAKVADTLLAHLSLLFVPAGVGVMLHFRLIASEALPIGAALIVSTILTIAVTATIMAWFGRRGDAEKG, from the coding sequence ATGCTCGCCTATCTGACGCTCATCTTTTCCTGCCAGCTTGCCGGCGAACTGATCACCCATTTCCTCGGCCTGCCCGTGCCCGGCCCGGTCGTCGGCATGGTGCTCCTGTTCGCCTTCCTCGTCCTTCGCGGCAGCGTCCCCGCCGACCTCGCCAAGGTCGCCGACACGCTACTTGCACACCTCTCGCTGCTGTTCGTGCCGGCCGGCGTCGGCGTCATGCTGCATTTCCGGCTGATCGCGTCGGAAGCCCTGCCGATCGGAGCGGCGCTTATCGTCAGCACGATCCTGACCATCGCGGTGACTGCGACGATCATGGCCTGGTTCGGCCGGCGCGGCGACGCGGAAAAGGGCTGA